GCCGCAGCCTGACGCATGGCCATCCCGACGGCGCTGCCTCCGGCGACTCGGAAGCCGGTGGTGGCGAAGGAGTCCGTGAGCCCTGTGGCGCCGTGCCCGGGGTGGCGCCTCCTGGAGCCGGAGGCGGGAGCCGGTTCGGCAGGGGCTTCCGGCTCCTCGGGGAGTTCGTCGTCCTGCGGCTGTTCACCTGTCATGGCAGAGCGCTCCCACTTCTTCAGTGACGTGATGATATGTCCGCAGTCCCGCATGTGTTCCAGGATTTGCGTAAGTTCCGGACGGGTGAGAGGTATTCCGGGATGAGCGCGCGGGCAGCCGCTGTGTGGACGTCCGTATAAGGGTGGGGCGCTTCTATCGCCAAGCCCGTTCATCGTCTATCGTCGATGAACGATGAAAGCTGTCGAGCCTCTGGACCGTCCCACCGCCGAGGAGTACGCCTCCTGGTTCAAGGCGTTGGCCGATGCCACCCGAATCCAGATCGTCTCGCTGCTTGCCCGGCTCGGGCGGGAGATGACCGTCGGAGAGATCGTCGAGGCCGTGGGGGTGGGGCAGTCGACCATCTCCCAGCACCTCAAACAGCTCGCCGCGGTCGGTTTCGTCCGTGTGGAGCGGGTGCGGACGGCCAGCTACTTCCGGATCAACGAGGAGTGCGTGAGCTGTTTCCCCTCCGCCGCCGACGTCGTGATGGGCCGCCCCGCACCCGTACGGCCGGGCGCCGAATCCGATAAGGAGTGATCCCCATGCCTCAGCACGAGTCCAGCGGTACCCCGCATGCGGAAGAAGTCACGGCTCGCTACGGCGCGCTGGCCGAGGCGGCGCGGGCCGGCGAGGCGGTCGTGGACTGCGGCGAGGAAGCTTTTGCCGCAGGCCGGTTTGGGGTCGCGGGATACGAGGGGGACGAGGGCGTTGGCGTGTTGCCGGAGGGGGCGGTGCGGGCCAGTTTGGGGTGTGGAAATCCGGTGGCGGTGGCCGAACTGGTGCCGGGGGAGCGGGTGCTGGATCTGGGTTCGGGTGGCGGGATCGATGTGCTGCTCTCGGCTCGCCGGGTCGCGCCGGGCGGACTCGCCTACGGGGTGGACGCCACCCCGGGGATGGTCGCTCTGGCTCAGGAGCACGCACGGGAGGCCGGGGTGGACAACGTCCGCTTCCTGCACGGCCGGATCGAACAGATCCCGCTGCCGGACGGGCATGTGGACGTCGTGCTCTCCAACTGCGTGATCAGCCTGTCCGCCGACAAGCCCCGCGTGCTGGCAGAGGCGTACCGGGTGTTGCGCTCCGGAGGCCGCTTCGGCATCAGTGACGTCCTCGCCCACCCCGGACTCGACCCCGAGGAGCGGGAAGAGGCCGAACGGAGAGTCGGGTGCACCGGGGGCACACTGACGGCGGATGAGTATCGCGCTCAGCTTCTGGCGGCGGGCTTCACCGACATCCGCATCACGCCGACCGCCGAGGCCGGCGCAGGGCTGCACTCCGCGCTCGTTCGGGCGGACAAGCCCCCGGCCCCCGACGGCTTCACCCTGCGGCCGATGCGGGAGAGAGATGCCGGGCGGGTGCTGGAGCTGTACCGGGCGGGGATCGAGGAGGGCCAGGCGACCTTCGAGACCGAGCCGCCGAGCTGGGAGGCGTTCGATACGGGCAAGCTGGCGCTGCACCGGTACGTCGCCGTCGAAGAGGCCAGCGGGGAGGTGGTCGGCTGGGTCGCCGCGGGGCCCACGTCCTCGCGTGCGGTGTACGCCGGGGTGGCCGAGCACTCCGTCTACGTCGCGCCCGAAGAGCGCAGCAAGGGGGTGGCTCGGGCGCTGGTCGAGGCGCTGGTGGCCTCGACCGAGGCGGCCGGGATCTGGACGGTGCAGTCCAGCGTCTTCCCGGAGAACACCGCGAGCCTCGCGCTGCACGAGCGGGCCGGATTCCGGCAGGTCGGCCGCCGGGAGCGGATCGCGCAGCACCACGGGGTGTGGCGGGACACGGTGCTCATCGAACGCCGCAGCCCGTTGGTCGACTGAGCCGCGGCCCGCCCCTCACGACAGCAGAGCGGCAATCTCGCGTACGGCGTCGCGCGCCGGGCGGCCGACGCCGATGAGGGTGGCGGAGGCCGGTCCGGTCCAGTCGCCGTAACCGAGCAGGTGCAGGCGGGGCTCGTCCAGTGCGCGGGTGCCCTCGGTTGGGATGCGGCCTCCGCTGCTTCGGAGTCCGAGCGGGGTGAGGTGGGCGAGGGCGGGGCGGAAGCCGGTGGCCCAGATGACCGCGTCCACTTCCTGGCGGGAGCCGTCCGTCCAGACGGGCCCGCTCGTGTCGCGGCGGGCGAACATCGGTCGCGCGGCGAGCAGTCCGCGATCCCGCTCTTCTCGTACGGGTGGGACGACGACGATGTCGCCGAGCGCGGCGACTCCGCCGGTGTCGGTGCGGCCGGCCTCCAGAGCGCGGCGCCGGGCGGTCGCGGCGTCGAAGAGGGCTCGGCCGTCGATGTCGTCGGGCAGCCAGCGTGGCGGGCGACGGGTCACCCACGTCAGGTCGATATCTTCGGGCGCGGCGAGGTCGGCGGCGATCTGCGCGCCGGAGTTGCCGCCGCCGACCACGACCACGCGCTGTCCGGAGAAGTCCTTGGGACTGCGGTAGTCGGCGGTGTGCAACTGCCGCCCCGCGAAGACACGTTGGCCGGGCACGGTGGGCCAGAACGGGCGCCACCAGGTGCCTGTCGCGCTGATGACCGTACGGGCGTACCAGTTATCCGAGTCGTTCTCGACGCGGAGCAGTTCACCCTCGTCATGGACGCCGCGCACCGTGACCGGACGGTGGACGGGCAGCTCGTAGCGCTGTTCGTAGGCGGCCAGGTAGCGCACCGCGTGGGCGGCCTGCGGGTAGGGCTGATCCGGTTGGACGGGCATGGGGCGGCCGGGCAGCGAGGAGTAGGCGGCGGGGGAGAAGAGGTGCAGCGAGTCCCACATGTGTTGCCACGCGCCGCCGGTCCGCTCCTGCGCGTCCAGGACCGCGAAGTCGAGTCCGGCGCGGCGGAGGTGGTAACCGGCGGCGAGCCCTGCCTGGCCGCCGCCGATCACCACCACGTCGCGAACGGTCCCGCTCATGAGGAGACGGCGCCCGGTACCGGCGCGTGGGCAGCCGCGCATGCCGCGCACTGCACCTTGCGCACCTCGGCCTCGTTCGGCGTGCCGAAGATCGGCCCGCGCCGGATGCGGCGGGTGCCGATCACGGCGTGTTCCTCGCACACGGCGGCGCCGCAGGTCTGGCACACCGCGACCGCTGCTTGTTCGCGCTGGTGCTGATGGCACTCAAGGCACTGCACGGGGATCAGCGCTCCTCTCGTGAGGCGGGCGAGGCGGTGGTGGTCGCTGCCTGGGGGGGCGAACTTGCGGCGCCAGGCGAGGGAGACGTACACGAGGGCGATGAGGACGGGGACCTCGATCAGCGGGCCGACGACTCCGGAGAGGGCTTGGCCGCTGGTGACGCCGAAGGTGGCGATGGCTACGGCGATGGCGAGTTCGAAGTTGTTGCCTGCGGCGGTGAAGGCGAGGGTGGCGGTGCGGTCGTAGGCCAGCCCGATCGCCTTGCCCAGGGCGAAGGTGCCGAACCACATGACGGCGAAGTACACCAGCAGCGGCAGCGCGATCCGCACGACATCGAGCGGCTGCGAGGTGATCGTCTTTCCCTGGAGAGCGAAGAGGATGACGATGGTGAACAGCAATCCGTAGAGCGCGAACGGGCCGATCTTCGGGAGGAAGCGGTTCTCGTAGCGCTCGGTACCCATCTTCTTCTCGCCGAGGCGGCGGGTGAGGTATCCGGCGAGGAGGGGGATGCCGAGGAAGATGACGACGTTCAGCGCGATCTTCCACATGGAGATGTCCAGGTGCTGCCCCTCGCCCAGGCCCAGCCAGTTCGGCAGCAGGTCGAGGTAGAACCAGCCCAGCAGCCCGAATGCGATCACCTGGAAGACGGAGTTGAGGGCCACGAGGACGGCGGCGGCCTCGCGGTCGCCGCAGGCCAGGTCGTTCCAGATGATGACCATGGCAATGCAGCGGGCGAGCCCGACGATGATCAGTCCGGTGCGGTACTCCGGGAGGTCGGGCAGGAAGATCCAGGCCAACGCGAACATCACCGCCGGGCCCAGGACCCAGTTGATGACCAGCGAGGAGACCATCAGTTTCCGGTCGCCGGTGACGGTGTCGAGCTTGTTGTAGCGGACCTTGGCCAGCACCGGATACATCATGATCAGCAGGCCGAGCGCGATCGGCAGCGAGACCCCGCCGATCTCGACCTTGGACAGGACGTCGTTCAGCCCGGGAATCATCCGGCCGAGACCGAGGCCGACGGCCATCGCCGCCAGAATCCATACGGCGAGGTAGCGGTCGAGGGTGGAGAGCTGCTTCGAGACGCTGGACCCTTCGCCGGATCCAGCAGCCGGGCTGCGGGTCGTGCCGGCACTGGTATCCGTGGTGGGTTCCGTCTGACTCACGGGCAGGGCCTCTTCCTGTCGGTGGCGACAGTGATGCGCGCGGTCTCTGCCAGCTCCGTGAAGGCTCCGGCGAGCGAGGTCAGCACCTCGGGGCGGAGCTTGTAGTACGTGAACCGGCCGCACGGCTCGGTATCCACGACGCCCGCCTCGCGCAGCACCCGCAGGTGGTTGGAGAGGTTGGTCTGCCGGGCGCCGGTCTCCTCCACCAGGTGGGTGGTGCAGAGGGTCTCGCGGGCGAGCAGGGTCACGATCTCGTACCGCAGCGGGTCCGCGACCACCCGGATCAGGTCCGCGCCCTCGGGTGCCGGACTTACATCAGTCTTGGCTGACATCATCATGCACTGATATTCTCACATCACCAAGGAATGATGCCAGCGGGTGCTGATGTCAGCGTCAGTGCGTGGTCCGCAGGTATCCATAGCGAAAGAGACGCCATGCCCGACAAGCCCTCCGTCCTGTTCGTCTGTGTCCACAACGCCGGCCGCTCCCAGATGGCCGCCGCCTGGCTTACCCACCTCGCGGGGGACCGCGTCGAGGTCCGCTCGGCGGGCTCGGCTCCGGCGGACACGGTCAACCGCGCCGTGGTCGAGGCGATGCGCGAGGTCGGCATCGACATCGCCACCGAGACCCCCAAGGTGCTGACCGCCGACACGGTCCGGGCGTCCGACGTCGTGATCACCATGGGTTGCGGAGACGCCTGCCCCGTCTTCCCCGGCAAGCGCTACCTGGACTGGAAGCTCGACGACCCGGCCGGGGAGGGAGTCGAAGCAGTACGGCCCATCCGCGACGAGATCAAGACCCTCATCGAGACGCTGATCAGCGAGATCGCCCCCGAAGCCTCGGGGGCCACGAAGTGACCGCCCCAGGCCGGTGCTCTGGTGTCCGCGATGCCTTCTCCCGTAGTGCTCAACGGCCTTGCCGGTGCAGTTTCCTCACGACGTACGCTGCGTCGCGCCCCACTCCCCGCACCGACGCGGAGGCGTTGGTGCGCTGATATTCGAGTCCCACATAGCCGAGCCCCCGTACGGCCGTGGAGATCCCGGCCCGCTGCAACGGGAAGCCCTCGGTGTCCAGTGCGCCCGCCCCGGCCAGGTAGCGCATGTCGGGTCGGTAGCCGGTGGCCAGGACGACCGTGTCGAGGTTCTCGCGCATCCCGTCCTGCCACTCGACGCTGTCCTCGTGGAGCCGGGTGAAGATCTTGCGGTGGTCGGGGTTTCCGGACTCCAGCGCCGCGCGATACCGCCCGTCGTCAATGATCGGCATCGACTTGCCGCCCAGCCACCGCCCGATCGGCGCGGAGTCGATCCCCGTCCGTGTCAGCCACCAGTGCAGATCCTGCCCCGCGATCCGTTGTGCCTGCCACCGCAGCGGCGCCCGGCTGGCCAGAGTCACCCGCGCCACCCCGGCGAGATCGGCGGCGATCTGCATCGCGGAGTTCCCGCCCCCGACCACCACCACGCGCTGCCCCTGGAACGCTCCCGGCGCCCGGTACTCGCATGCGTGCAGCACGGTGCCCGCGAACTCCCCGAGTCCGGGCAGCTCGGGCCGGTAGGGGTTCCCGAAGTACCCATTCGCCGCGATCACCGCCGACGCTTCGTACTCTGTGCCGTCCTCTGTCCGCGCTGCGAACCCGCCGTCGGGTGCCATCGCCACCGCCTCCACCCGCTGTCCGTAGCGCACAACGGCATCGAAGCGTTGCGCGTACGACCGCAGGTAGTCCACCACCTCGTCCCGCCGCGGATACTGCTCCCCGTTCCCCGGGAACCGTGCTCCGGGCAGCGTGGAGAACCGTGCTGGTGAGAAGAGGGCCAGGCTGTCGTAGTAGTGCGGCCAGGAGCCCACAGCCTCCTCGGAGGCTTCCAGGACGAGGAATGGCAGGTGCGCCGTGCGCAGCGCGTGGGCGGTGGCCAGGCCGGATTGGCCACCACCGATGACGATCACTGGGCGTTGCGTATTCAGCATGACCTCAGTGTATGCACGTATATCGAAATAGCAATATGAAGGCGTGAGGCTAGGCTCGGACCAGAGGAGAGCGGAGAGACGGGAGCGGAAGATGGCGGCAGAAGGCACTCGGCCCGACAGCGCTGATCAGGTACCGGAGCTGCGCACGGCCACCCACGACTTCCTCAAGGCTCTCGCCAACCCGACCCGTCAGCGGGTGATGCTCCTGTTCGCCCGGGGGGCCGAACTCTCCGTCAACGAGGTCGCCGAGCGGGCCGGCATCGGTCAGCCCACCGCCTCTCAGCAACTCGCTGTCCTCCGCCGGGGCGGCATCCTCACCTCCCGGCGTATCGGCAAAGTCGTCCTCTACCGCAGCGACAAGGAAGGTGTCTCCGCCGCCCTCACCGACCTCCAGGACTATCTCCGGGTCTGTTGCTGACCGAGGCTGTCGCGAGGGCTGGGGCGGTGATCAGTGTGCGTCGAGCAGGTGGTTGGCGAGTCGGAGTGCGTCCTTCGCCAGTGACATCGCCGCGTGAAGGCCAAGGACTTCGTGCAGGGTGGGATGGACGACGCGTATCCAGTCGCCGCGCAGGTTCGGCCAGAGGGCCAGCGTGACCTCACCGTTGGCGAGGCCGAGTTGGGCCGAGGTGTCCGTAGCGCCGTTGGATGTCGAGTGCCAGCTCAGCAGTACGACGCCATCAGGAACCTTGGCTCCGTGCCGGGACCAGGAAACCGGGACAGACGCCCCCACATCGGCGGGGACGTGCGTCACAAGAGCGCCCCGCGCCCATGCGGGCATGGGGCGCGGGACAGTGTCGGCAAGGGTGGTGCAGTCCTCTGTGGGCGGGTTTGGGCGCGGCGTATGCGACGGCCGGGCAGGGCACGTCATGCGTGCTCCGGAACGACGAATTCGGCTCGCCAGGAGCGTTGTTCGCGGCGGCGGGCGATGCGTCGCCTGCGCTTCTGTTCGGCGGAGCGCGTACGGGTGCCGTTCTCGTCCGGGTAGTAGTAGCAGGTGCAGCCTTGGCCTGCGCGGACGCAGGGGCCCGCATGGCCGGGGACGGTCTTGCCGAGCATGGCGCTCACGGGACCTCCTTGTCCGTTGACGAGTTGACGGTGCCCCCCCCAAGTGCCCGCGACGCGGCGGGAAGGTCAGCCGCGTCACGGACGCCGGAGAAGATTCAGGACCAGTCCAGTTCGGTGTGGACCGCCGGGGGGAGATAGCCCTCCTGGCCGTTCTCCGCGATGTAGACGACGGTGGCGGGCCCGTCGGGCACGGTGATGACCTGGCTGATGCGGTGGGCGAAGGGCCAGTCGGGGTTGATGGCGAGGAAGACCGGCTGGTCGTGGTCGAGGGTCTGCAACTGGTGGATCAGTTGTCCGACCGTGAGCGTGCGGGACACGAGACCTCCGTGGTGTGGGAGTAAGCGCGGGCTGGCCGTGCCGTGAGTGTCAGATGCAGTCGCAGTACCGGCCGGGGTAGGCGATGAGCGCGGCGAGGAATCCGGCGATGGCGTGGGCGGGGACATCGTGGTCGAAGGTGGTGCTCCAGGCGCGGCGGCCGTCGGGGCCGTGGACGCTGATGTGCCACAG
This sequence is a window from Streptomyces sp. NBC_01775. Protein-coding genes within it:
- a CDS encoding esterase, which codes for MPAWARGALVTHVPADVGASVPVSWSRHGAKVPDGVVLLSWHSTSNGATDTSAQLGLANGEVTLALWPNLRGDWIRVVHPTLHEVLGLHAAMSLAKDALRLANHLLDAH
- a CDS encoding DUF2180 family protein, with product MQCLECHQHQREQAAVAVCQTCGAAVCEEHAVIGTRRIRRGPIFGTPNEAEVRKVQCAACAAAHAPVPGAVSS
- a CDS encoding GNAT family N-acetyltransferase, with protein sequence MRERDAGRVLELYRAGIEEGQATFETEPPSWEAFDTGKLALHRYVAVEEASGEVVGWVAAGPTSSRAVYAGVAEHSVYVAPEERSKGVARALVEALVASTEAAGIWTVQSSVFPENTASLALHERAGFRQVGRRERIAQHHGVWRDTVLIERRSPLVD
- a CDS encoding arsenate reductase ArsC, with product MPDKPSVLFVCVHNAGRSQMAAAWLTHLAGDRVEVRSAGSAPADTVNRAVVEAMREVGIDIATETPKVLTADTVRASDVVITMGCGDACPVFPGKRYLDWKLDDPAGEGVEAVRPIRDEIKTLIETLISEIAPEASGATK
- a CDS encoding ArsR/SmtB family transcription factor — its product is MKAVEPLDRPTAEEYASWFKALADATRIQIVSLLARLGREMTVGEIVEAVGVGQSTISQHLKQLAAVGFVRVERVRTASYFRINEECVSCFPSAADVVMGRPAPVRPGAESDKE
- a CDS encoding ArsR/SmtB family transcription factor, with amino-acid sequence MMMSAKTDVSPAPEGADLIRVVADPLRYEIVTLLARETLCTTHLVEETGARQTNLSNHLRVLREAGVVDTEPCGRFTYYKLRPEVLTSLAGAFTELAETARITVATDRKRPCP
- a CDS encoding ArsO family NAD(P)H-dependent flavin-containing monooxygenase, producing the protein MSGTVRDVVVIGGGQAGLAAGYHLRRAGLDFAVLDAQERTGGAWQHMWDSLHLFSPAAYSSLPGRPMPVQPDQPYPQAAHAVRYLAAYEQRYELPVHRPVTVRGVHDEGELLRVENDSDNWYARTVISATGTWWRPFWPTVPGQRVFAGRQLHTADYRSPKDFSGQRVVVVGGGNSGAQIAADLAAPEDIDLTWVTRRPPRWLPDDIDGRALFDAATARRRALEAGRTDTGGVAALGDIVVVPPVREERDRGLLAARPMFARRDTSGPVWTDGSRQEVDAVIWATGFRPALAHLTPLGLRSSGGRIPTEGTRALDEPRLHLLGYGDWTGPASATLIGVGRPARDAVREIAALLS
- a CDS encoding ArsR/SmtB family transcription factor — protein: MAAEGTRPDSADQVPELRTATHDFLKALANPTRQRVMLLFARGAELSVNEVAERAGIGQPTASQQLAVLRRGGILTSRRIGKVVLYRSDKEGVSAALTDLQDYLRVCC
- a CDS encoding flavin-containing monooxygenase — encoded protein: MLNTQRPVIVIGGGQSGLATAHALRTAHLPFLVLEASEEAVGSWPHYYDSLALFSPARFSTLPGARFPGNGEQYPRRDEVVDYLRSYAQRFDAVVRYGQRVEAVAMAPDGGFAARTEDGTEYEASAVIAANGYFGNPYRPELPGLGEFAGTVLHACEYRAPGAFQGQRVVVVGGGNSAMQIAADLAGVARVTLASRAPLRWQAQRIAGQDLHWWLTRTGIDSAPIGRWLGGKSMPIIDDGRYRAALESGNPDHRKIFTRLHEDSVEWQDGMRENLDTVVLATGYRPDMRYLAGAGALDTEGFPLQRAGISTAVRGLGYVGLEYQRTNASASVRGVGRDAAYVVRKLHRQGR